In the genome of Deinococcus sp. QL22, one region contains:
- a CDS encoding IS3 family transposase (programmed frameshift), with translation MTASKNHYTAEFKEEAVRLVISSQKSCAEIARNLGVPPYLVVRWKQHHEQQGAVGRPQFTGRGVAALSEQEARFKKLERELEITRQERDILKKAPGLLRQRPLIYGFIEQHRHEYSIERLCKTLGVGVSGYFAWWRRPKNCYRVEDVALTEAIRTIHQVSRGTYGAPRVQAALVDEGKQVSRARITRLMKAAGLKARCKRKFRVTTNSKHPHPVAENLLNREFVAEQPNQKWVTDITYLPVAEGWMYLAVVMDLFSRKIVGWAMRATLQTELVVAALDMAQQIRRPGQGLLHHSDQGIQYASREYRQALERLQALQSMSRKGDCWDNAAMESFFATLKLELELDTAQGNRADTRNLVFEWIEVFYNRERRHSSLGYRSPTRFEQHRATLN, from the exons ATGACCGCCAGTAAAAACCACTACACCGCCGAGTTCAAAGAAGAAGCCGTGCGTCTGGTGATCAGCAGCCAGAAAAGCTGCGCTGAGATCGCCCGCAACTTGGGTGTTCCACCGTATTTAGTCGTACGCTGGAAACAGCATCACGAGCAACAAGGGGCGGTGGGCCGCCCCCAATTCACCGGACGCGGCGTCGCCGCGTTGAGTGAGCAGGAAGCGCGGTTCAAGAAGCTAGAACGAGAGCTGGAAATTACCCGTCAGGAACGCGATATTCTGAAAAAAGCAC CTGGCCTTCTTCGCCAAAGACCACTAATTTACGGGTTCATTGAGCAGCATCGGCATGAGTACAGCATTGAGCGGCTGTGCAAGACGCTCGGTGTCGGGGTCAGTGGCTATTTTGCGTGGTGGAGAAGGCCCAAAAACTGCTATCGGGTGGAAGACGTCGCTCTGACCGAGGCCATTCGAACCATTCATCAAGTCAGTAGGGGCACCTACGGTGCCCCTCGTGTCCAAGCCGCACTCGTGGACGAGGGAAAACAGGTCAGCCGAGCACGAATTACTCGGCTGATGAAGGCAGCGGGACTGAAGGCTCGCTGCAAGCGGAAATTTCGCGTGACCACCAATTCAAAACACCCGCACCCAGTGGCCGAAAATCTACTGAATCGCGAATTTGTTGCCGAACAACCCAATCAGAAATGGGTGACGGATATTACCTATTTACCCGTGGCTGAGGGCTGGATGTACCTCGCTGTGGTGATGGATCTGTTCTCTCGCAAAATCGTGGGTTGGGCCATGCGGGCCACCCTGCAGACCGAGTTGGTCGTCGCTGCGCTGGACATGGCACAGCAGATTCGGCGTCCTGGACAAGGATTGCTCCATCATTCGGACCAGGGAATTCAATATGCGAGTCGCGAGTATCGACAAGCACTGGAGCGCCTCCAGGCGCTCCAAAGTATGAGCCGAAAGGGAGACTGCTGGGACAACGCGGCGATGGAGAGCTTCTTCGCCACCCTCAAGCTGGAACTGGAACTCGACACAGCACAAGGAAACCGCGCTGACACACGTAATCTGGTCTTTGAGTGGATTGAGGTGTTTTACAACCGCGAGCGTCGTCACTCTAGCTTGGGGTACCGCTCACCGACTCGCTTTGAGCAACACCGCGCCACACTGAACTGA
- a CDS encoding dihydrofolate reductase family protein has translation MSTDSIGRPDVHALLDALWHRNVRKLMVEGGQSVLVSFLQAGVVDRLAVTVAPRLAAGTTALGGNGGTWPELRNVRTRMLGTDMIVEADVLS, from the coding sequence GTGAGTACCGACTCAATTGGTAGACCCGACGTGCACGCCTTGCTCGACGCCCTATGGCACCGGAATGTCCGAAAACTGATGGTTGAGGGCGGGCAGAGCGTGCTCGTGTCATTCCTGCAAGCAGGCGTGGTCGACCGCCTCGCTGTAACGGTCGCACCCCGACTCGCCGCAGGAACAACAGCGTTGGGGGGCAATGGCGGAACCTGGCCGGAGTTACGGAACGTACGTACACGTATGTTGGGAACCGACATGATTGTAGAAGCAGATGTGCTCAGCTGA
- a CDS encoding alpha/beta hydrolase, translating to MSGPAGEHFFSEVIDGSALRGVWHEPSKRKARAILVISHGLNGERVDTHRLLVTAARTWSQAGFVTWRFDHRGCGLSDGEFFTSLPTFRAQDLQAVVSRARLQHPKLPVVLLGFSDGCRSALLAADEVNPDAVVLWSPILQAAQASGEPCAIPPWQRHPYQSRAFVRPFLGHWLGHAYIRETQAWNAPRVRPPILVLSGSEDADVVASIETLLTAELVSRQVVVRAAGHLYASPEASAYLIRTTQAWLTDLMASQEPA from the coding sequence ATGAGCGGACCCGCCGGAGAGCATTTCTTTAGTGAAGTGATTGACGGGTCCGCCTTGCGCGGTGTGTGGCACGAGCCGTCCAAGCGGAAAGCTCGAGCAATTTTGGTCATCTCGCACGGCCTTAACGGCGAACGTGTGGATACGCATCGTCTTCTGGTCACTGCAGCGCGAACGTGGTCACAGGCAGGTTTCGTCACTTGGCGGTTCGATCACCGAGGGTGCGGCTTGAGCGATGGGGAGTTCTTTACCTCGCTGCCCACATTCCGCGCTCAAGACCTTCAGGCTGTAGTTTCTCGAGCTCGCCTGCAACACCCGAAGCTTCCTGTAGTCCTGCTCGGATTCAGCGATGGCTGTCGCAGCGCCTTGCTGGCGGCAGACGAGGTCAATCCCGACGCTGTGGTGCTGTGGAGCCCAATTCTCCAAGCGGCGCAGGCTTCCGGCGAGCCGTGCGCGATACCACCTTGGCAACGCCATCCTTATCAATCTCGTGCGTTTGTGCGGCCATTTCTGGGTCATTGGTTAGGGCATGCCTACATACGAGAAACGCAGGCGTGGAATGCGCCCCGCGTTCGCCCGCCCATACTCGTTCTTTCCGGCTCAGAGGACGCCGACGTCGTAGCCTCCATCGAAACCCTGCTAACGGCGGAACTCGTTTCGAGGCAAGTCGTGGTGCGCGCCGCAGGTCATCTGTATGCCAGTCCTGAAGCGTCTGCTTATCTGATACGAACAACGCAAGCGTGGCTTACCGATTTGATGGCGTCGCAGGAACCCGCGTGA
- a CDS encoding RibD family protein, translated as MVRPEVLLTYAQSLDGSIAGPDRRPLLLSGKESMRWTHTLRSQHDAILIGVGTLIADDPLLSVRYVEGDHPQPVVLDSRLRFPEQARLWQHPSHRPWIVTTPSACAAAQRRLEDAGARVIRVILQCLRGGSVQCGAVLLKASR; from the coding sequence ATGGTGCGGCCAGAAGTGTTGTTGACTTACGCTCAAAGTTTGGACGGAAGCATTGCTGGGCCCGATCGTCGACCTCTGCTACTGAGTGGCAAGGAAAGCATGCGATGGACCCATACGTTACGGTCGCAACACGATGCCATCTTGATCGGTGTCGGCACCTTGATCGCGGATGACCCACTGTTATCCGTGCGCTATGTCGAAGGCGACCATCCGCAGCCGGTGGTGCTTGACAGCCGTCTACGTTTCCCTGAGCAAGCAAGATTATGGCAGCACCCGTCGCACCGCCCTTGGATCGTGACGACGCCGTCCGCGTGCGCAGCAGCCCAGCGACGGCTTGAAGACGCGGGTGCACGAGTCATTCGGGTGATATTGCAATGCCTTCGTGGAGGATCAGTTCAGTGTGGCGCGGTGTTGCTCAAAGCGAGTCGGTGA